In Musa acuminata AAA Group cultivar baxijiao chromosome BXJ2-3, Cavendish_Baxijiao_AAA, whole genome shotgun sequence, the following proteins share a genomic window:
- the LOC103979160 gene encoding SUN domain-containing protein 4 isoform X2, translating to MQRSRRALLHRRAASEKNLYYRKKRFYKVSASLVFVLWLVVFLLNLLISKGNGFRDEQDAALSEFSLHEVPSYPDKVMMDSQDPLQSSATSSTDNQQKTIVLKGVDVRSDEEVLVSESSKLDTSPDQRDDVFYMGNNLEKETPPRSDRLSRITPPGLDEFKSKAISSKEKVVSRETGTVIHRVEPNGKEYNYASANKGAKVLAYNKEAKGASNILDKDKDKYLRNPCSAEEKYVVLELSEETLVDTIEIANFEHYSSNFKYFDLFSSLVYPTDSWVKLGNFTAANVKHAQRFSLSEPKWARYLKINLLSHYGSEFFCTLSVVEVYGVDAVERMLEDLISVENSRLEPEEQIAEQLNEHNDKEDTFEEILTDLDNQSPHDNLKSKRDAPKNTLTNPLLDTKPTQVGRMPGDTVLKVLMQKVQTLDLNFSVLERYLEELNSRYGHIFKDFDDDITNKDLLLEQIRFEIKNLQNSKEVFANDIGELLLWKSVVSSQLEQLIRENARLRSEIKGIQEHQIDMENKALAVIFVSFVLGCVAASKLLINMLLIICRFQTAQKLCQTSSGWFLLLLSSSIIASIMVL from the exons ATGCAGAGATCACGAAGAGCTCTTCTACATAGAAGAGCTGCATCAGAGAAGAACCTTTACTACAGGAAAAAGCGCTTTTACAAGGTCTCTGCATCTCTGGTTTTTGTCTTATGGCTTGTCGTCTTCCTCCTCAATTTGTTAATTAGCAAGGGCAATGGTTTTAGAG ATGAACAGGATGCTGCACTTAGTGAGTTCAGCTTGCATGAAGTTCCATCTTATCCTGATAAGGTAATGATGGATTCTCAAGATCCTTTGCAGTCGTCAGCTACCAGTTCAACTGACAATCAGCAAAAGACCATAGTTTTGAAAGGTGTAGATGTTAGGAGCGATGAAGAGGTTTTGGTCAGTGAAAGCAGCAAGTTGGACACATCTCCAGATCAGAGAGATGATGTCTTTTATATGGGCAATAACTTGGAAAAAGAGACTCCTCCAAGAAGTGATAGATTGTCTCGTATTACACCTCCTGGTCTTGATGAATTCAAAAGCAAGGCCATCTCTTCAAAAGAAAAGGTTGTCTCCAGGGAAACAGGAACTGTCATTCACCGAGTAGAGCCTAATGGTAAAGAGTACAATTATGCTTCCGCTAATAAAGGGGCAAAGGTGCTAGCTTATAACAAGGAAGCTAAGGGTGCTTCCAACATCTTAGATAAGGATAAGGACAAGTATTTACGTAATCCATGCTCAGCTGAGGAGAAATATGTTGTTTTAGAGCTCTCAGAAGAAACATTGGTGGACACGATTGAGATTGCAAATTTTGAACACTACTCCTCCAACTTTAAGTATTTTGATCTGTTTAGCAGTTTAGTTTATCCAACAGACAGTTGGGTTAAATTAGGGAATTTTACTGCTGCAAATGTCAAACATGCACAGCGTTTTTCCCTATCAGAGCCAAAGTGGGCAAGGTACTTGAAGATTAATTTGCTTAGCCATTATGGTTCTGAATTCTTCTGTACTCTTAGCGTGGTGGAAGTTTATGGAGTTGATGCAGTTGAGAGGATGCTAGAGGATTTGATTTCAGTTGAAAACAGTCGGTTAGAACCTGAAGAACAGATTGCTGAACAGTTGAATGAGCACAATGATAAAGAAGACACATTTGAGGAAATTCTTACAGATCTCGATAACCAATCACCTCATGATAATTTGAAATCAAAACGAGATGCTCCTAAGAATACTCTGACTAATCCGTTACTAGATACAAAGCCAACCCAAGTTGGAAGGATGCCTGGAGACACTGTTCTTAAGGTTCTAATGCAGAAGGTTCAAACTCTTGATTTGAACTTTTCTGTGTTGGAACGTTATCTGGAGGAACTGAATAGCAGATATGGACACATCTtcaaggactttgatgatgatatcaCCAACAAAGATCTGCTCTTGGAACAGATCAGATTTGAGATTAAGAATCTTCAGAACAGCAAAGAAGTTTTT GCCAATGACATTGGAGAGCTTCTTTTATGGAAATCAGTTGTTTCCTCACAGCTGGAACAGCTAATCAGAGAGAATGCAAGACTCAG ATCAGAGATCAAAGGGATACAGGAGCATCAAATTGACATGGAGAACAAGGCTCTAGCAGTGATATTTGTAAGTTTTGTATTGGGATGTGTAGCAGCTTCCAAGTTGCTTATAAATATGCTTTTGATCATCTGTAGATTTCAAACAGCTCAAAAGTTATGTCAGACAAGCTCTGGTTGGTTTTTGTTGCTGCTGAGCAGTAGCATTATAGCATCTATTATGGTTTTGTAG
- the LOC103979160 gene encoding SUN domain-containing protein 4 isoform X1, whose amino-acid sequence MQRSRRALLHRRAASEKNLYYRKKRFYKVSASLVFVLWLVVFLLNLLISKGNGFRDADEQDAALSEFSLHEVPSYPDKVMMDSQDPLQSSATSSTDNQQKTIVLKGVDVRSDEEVLVSESSKLDTSPDQRDDVFYMGNNLEKETPPRSDRLSRITPPGLDEFKSKAISSKEKVVSRETGTVIHRVEPNGKEYNYASANKGAKVLAYNKEAKGASNILDKDKDKYLRNPCSAEEKYVVLELSEETLVDTIEIANFEHYSSNFKYFDLFSSLVYPTDSWVKLGNFTAANVKHAQRFSLSEPKWARYLKINLLSHYGSEFFCTLSVVEVYGVDAVERMLEDLISVENSRLEPEEQIAEQLNEHNDKEDTFEEILTDLDNQSPHDNLKSKRDAPKNTLTNPLLDTKPTQVGRMPGDTVLKVLMQKVQTLDLNFSVLERYLEELNSRYGHIFKDFDDDITNKDLLLEQIRFEIKNLQNSKEVFANDIGELLLWKSVVSSQLEQLIRENARLRSEIKGIQEHQIDMENKALAVIFVSFVLGCVAASKLLINMLLIICRFQTAQKLCQTSSGWFLLLLSSSIIASIMVL is encoded by the exons ATGCAGAGATCACGAAGAGCTCTTCTACATAGAAGAGCTGCATCAGAGAAGAACCTTTACTACAGGAAAAAGCGCTTTTACAAGGTCTCTGCATCTCTGGTTTTTGTCTTATGGCTTGTCGTCTTCCTCCTCAATTTGTTAATTAGCAAGGGCAATGGTTTTAGAG ATGCAGATGAACAGGATGCTGCACTTAGTGAGTTCAGCTTGCATGAAGTTCCATCTTATCCTGATAAGGTAATGATGGATTCTCAAGATCCTTTGCAGTCGTCAGCTACCAGTTCAACTGACAATCAGCAAAAGACCATAGTTTTGAAAGGTGTAGATGTTAGGAGCGATGAAGAGGTTTTGGTCAGTGAAAGCAGCAAGTTGGACACATCTCCAGATCAGAGAGATGATGTCTTTTATATGGGCAATAACTTGGAAAAAGAGACTCCTCCAAGAAGTGATAGATTGTCTCGTATTACACCTCCTGGTCTTGATGAATTCAAAAGCAAGGCCATCTCTTCAAAAGAAAAGGTTGTCTCCAGGGAAACAGGAACTGTCATTCACCGAGTAGAGCCTAATGGTAAAGAGTACAATTATGCTTCCGCTAATAAAGGGGCAAAGGTGCTAGCTTATAACAAGGAAGCTAAGGGTGCTTCCAACATCTTAGATAAGGATAAGGACAAGTATTTACGTAATCCATGCTCAGCTGAGGAGAAATATGTTGTTTTAGAGCTCTCAGAAGAAACATTGGTGGACACGATTGAGATTGCAAATTTTGAACACTACTCCTCCAACTTTAAGTATTTTGATCTGTTTAGCAGTTTAGTTTATCCAACAGACAGTTGGGTTAAATTAGGGAATTTTACTGCTGCAAATGTCAAACATGCACAGCGTTTTTCCCTATCAGAGCCAAAGTGGGCAAGGTACTTGAAGATTAATTTGCTTAGCCATTATGGTTCTGAATTCTTCTGTACTCTTAGCGTGGTGGAAGTTTATGGAGTTGATGCAGTTGAGAGGATGCTAGAGGATTTGATTTCAGTTGAAAACAGTCGGTTAGAACCTGAAGAACAGATTGCTGAACAGTTGAATGAGCACAATGATAAAGAAGACACATTTGAGGAAATTCTTACAGATCTCGATAACCAATCACCTCATGATAATTTGAAATCAAAACGAGATGCTCCTAAGAATACTCTGACTAATCCGTTACTAGATACAAAGCCAACCCAAGTTGGAAGGATGCCTGGAGACACTGTTCTTAAGGTTCTAATGCAGAAGGTTCAAACTCTTGATTTGAACTTTTCTGTGTTGGAACGTTATCTGGAGGAACTGAATAGCAGATATGGACACATCTtcaaggactttgatgatgatatcaCCAACAAAGATCTGCTCTTGGAACAGATCAGATTTGAGATTAAGAATCTTCAGAACAGCAAAGAAGTTTTT GCCAATGACATTGGAGAGCTTCTTTTATGGAAATCAGTTGTTTCCTCACAGCTGGAACAGCTAATCAGAGAGAATGCAAGACTCAG ATCAGAGATCAAAGGGATACAGGAGCATCAAATTGACATGGAGAACAAGGCTCTAGCAGTGATATTTGTAAGTTTTGTATTGGGATGTGTAGCAGCTTCCAAGTTGCTTATAAATATGCTTTTGATCATCTGTAGATTTCAAACAGCTCAAAAGTTATGTCAGACAAGCTCTGGTTGGTTTTTGTTGCTGCTGAGCAGTAGCATTATAGCATCTATTATGGTTTTGTAG
- the LOC103979160 gene encoding SUN domain-containing protein 3 isoform X3: protein MMDSQDPLQSSATSSTDNQQKTIVLKGVDVRSDEEVLVSESSKLDTSPDQRDDVFYMGNNLEKETPPRSDRLSRITPPGLDEFKSKAISSKEKVVSRETGTVIHRVEPNGKEYNYASANKGAKVLAYNKEAKGASNILDKDKDKYLRNPCSAEEKYVVLELSEETLVDTIEIANFEHYSSNFKYFDLFSSLVYPTDSWVKLGNFTAANVKHAQRFSLSEPKWARYLKINLLSHYGSEFFCTLSVVEVYGVDAVERMLEDLISVENSRLEPEEQIAEQLNEHNDKEDTFEEILTDLDNQSPHDNLKSKRDAPKNTLTNPLLDTKPTQVGRMPGDTVLKVLMQKVQTLDLNFSVLERYLEELNSRYGHIFKDFDDDITNKDLLLEQIRFEIKNLQNSKEVFANDIGELLLWKSVVSSQLEQLIRENARLRSEIKGIQEHQIDMENKALAVIFVSFVLGCVAASKLLINMLLIICRFQTAQKLCQTSSGWFLLLLSSSIIASIMVL, encoded by the exons ATGATGGATTCTCAAGATCCTTTGCAGTCGTCAGCTACCAGTTCAACTGACAATCAGCAAAAGACCATAGTTTTGAAAGGTGTAGATGTTAGGAGCGATGAAGAGGTTTTGGTCAGTGAAAGCAGCAAGTTGGACACATCTCCAGATCAGAGAGATGATGTCTTTTATATGGGCAATAACTTGGAAAAAGAGACTCCTCCAAGAAGTGATAGATTGTCTCGTATTACACCTCCTGGTCTTGATGAATTCAAAAGCAAGGCCATCTCTTCAAAAGAAAAGGTTGTCTCCAGGGAAACAGGAACTGTCATTCACCGAGTAGAGCCTAATGGTAAAGAGTACAATTATGCTTCCGCTAATAAAGGGGCAAAGGTGCTAGCTTATAACAAGGAAGCTAAGGGTGCTTCCAACATCTTAGATAAGGATAAGGACAAGTATTTACGTAATCCATGCTCAGCTGAGGAGAAATATGTTGTTTTAGAGCTCTCAGAAGAAACATTGGTGGACACGATTGAGATTGCAAATTTTGAACACTACTCCTCCAACTTTAAGTATTTTGATCTGTTTAGCAGTTTAGTTTATCCAACAGACAGTTGGGTTAAATTAGGGAATTTTACTGCTGCAAATGTCAAACATGCACAGCGTTTTTCCCTATCAGAGCCAAAGTGGGCAAGGTACTTGAAGATTAATTTGCTTAGCCATTATGGTTCTGAATTCTTCTGTACTCTTAGCGTGGTGGAAGTTTATGGAGTTGATGCAGTTGAGAGGATGCTAGAGGATTTGATTTCAGTTGAAAACAGTCGGTTAGAACCTGAAGAACAGATTGCTGAACAGTTGAATGAGCACAATGATAAAGAAGACACATTTGAGGAAATTCTTACAGATCTCGATAACCAATCACCTCATGATAATTTGAAATCAAAACGAGATGCTCCTAAGAATACTCTGACTAATCCGTTACTAGATACAAAGCCAACCCAAGTTGGAAGGATGCCTGGAGACACTGTTCTTAAGGTTCTAATGCAGAAGGTTCAAACTCTTGATTTGAACTTTTCTGTGTTGGAACGTTATCTGGAGGAACTGAATAGCAGATATGGACACATCTtcaaggactttgatgatgatatcaCCAACAAAGATCTGCTCTTGGAACAGATCAGATTTGAGATTAAGAATCTTCAGAACAGCAAAGAAGTTTTT GCCAATGACATTGGAGAGCTTCTTTTATGGAAATCAGTTGTTTCCTCACAGCTGGAACAGCTAATCAGAGAGAATGCAAGACTCAG ATCAGAGATCAAAGGGATACAGGAGCATCAAATTGACATGGAGAACAAGGCTCTAGCAGTGATATTTGTAAGTTTTGTATTGGGATGTGTAGCAGCTTCCAAGTTGCTTATAAATATGCTTTTGATCATCTGTAGATTTCAAACAGCTCAAAAGTTATGTCAGACAAGCTCTGGTTGGTTTTTGTTGCTGCTGAGCAGTAGCATTATAGCATCTATTATGGTTTTGTAG